In Anas acuta chromosome 6, bAnaAcu1.1, whole genome shotgun sequence, the following are encoded in one genomic region:
- the ERCC3 gene encoding general transcription and DNA repair factor IIH helicase/translocase subunit XPB isoform X1, translating into MGRKEREKKKSKRRHAEEDEDDEDEAAGREPQEAVPSAAGKQVEDGGSKLDEYGAKDYRLQMPLKADHASRPLWVAPDGHIFLEAFSPVYKYAQDFLVAIAEPVCRPTHIHEYKLTAYSLYAAVSVGLQTSDITEYLQKLSKTGVPDGIIQFIKLCTVSYGKVKLVLKHNRYFVESTHPDVIQQLLQDHVIKDCRLRNAEGEETELITETFTSKSAISKSSEGGFGPSTSQGADAQNKPDVPADLFEFYEQMDKDEEEEEETQTVSFEVKQEMIEELQKRCIHLEYPLLAEYDFRNDSVNPDINIDLKPTAVLRPYQEKSLRKMFGNGRARSGVIVLPCGAGKSLVGVTAACTVRKRCLVLGNSAVSVEQWKAQFKMWSTIDDSQICRFTSDAKDKPIGCSVAISTYSMLGHTTKRSWEAERVMEWLKSQEWGLMILDEVHTIPAKMFRRVLTIVQAHCKLGLTATLVREDDKIVDLNFLIGPKLYEANWMELQNSGYIAKVQCAEVWCPMSPEFYREYVAIKTKKRILLYTMNPNKFRACQFLIKFHERRNDKIIVFADNVFALKEYAIRLGKPYIYGPTAQGERMQILQNFKHNPKINTIFISKVGDTSFDLPEANVLIQISSHGGSRRQEAQRLGRVLRAKKGMVAEEYNAFFYSLVSQDTQEMAYSTKRQRFLVDQGYSFKVITKLAGMEEEELSFSTKEEQQQLLQKVLQASDLDAEEEVVAGEYGSKSVQVSRRTGTMSSLSGADDTVYMEYHTSRSKASTNKHIHPLFKRFRK; encoded by the exons ATGGGCAGGAAGGAGCGCG AGAAGAAGAAGTCGAAGCGGCGGCACGCggaggaggacgaggacgaTGAGGACGAGGCCGCGGGCCGGGAGCCGCAGGAGGCGGTGCCGTCGGCCGCCGGGAAGCAGGTGGAGGATGGCGGCAGCAAGCTGGACGAGTACGGCGCCAAGGACTACCGGCTGCAGATGCCGCTCAAGGCCGACCACGCCTCGCGGCCGCTCTGGGTG GCTCCCGATGGCCATATCTTTCTGGAAGCCTTCTCTCCGGTTTACAAATACGCACAGGATTTCTTGGTTGCCATTGCCGAGCCCGTGTGCAGACCAACCCACATTCACGAGTACAAGCTGACTGCTTACTCCCTCTATGCTGCTGTCAGCGTCGGCTTGCAGACCAGCGACATCACCGAGTACTTACAGAAGCTGAGCAAAACTGGTGTCCCAGATGGAATAATTCAGTTTATCAAG CTGTGCACTGTCAGCTATGGGAAGGTGAAGCTGGTGCTGAAACACAACAG aTATTTTGTGGAAAGTACCCATCCTGATGTcattcagcagcttctgcaagaCCATGTTATTAAGGACTGTCGCCTGAGAAATGCTGAAGGCGAAGAAACGGAGCTCATTACAGAGACATTCACCAGTAAATCAGCG atTTCCAAATCCAGTGAAGGTGGCTTTGGTCCATCCACATCACAAGGAGCGGATGCTCAGAACAAGCCAGATGTTCCAGCTGACTTATTTGAGTTCTATGAGCAGATGGATAaagatgaggaggaagaggaggaaacaCAGACAGTATCCTTTGAAGTCAAGCAG GAGATGATTGAAGAACTTCAGAAGCGTTGCATCCATTTGGAGTACCCTTTGCTGGCAGAATATGATTTCagaaatgattctgtgaatccTGATATTAACATAGATCTGAAACCTACAGCTGTCCTCAGACCCTATCAAGAGAAAAGCCTAAGGAAGATGTTTGGAAATGGGCGAGCCAGATCTGGTGTTATTGTCTTGCCATGCG GTGCTGGCAAGTCCCTCGTTGGTGTGACAGCTGCCTGTACAGTCCGCAAGCGGTGTCTGGTCCTTGGCAATTCTGCGGTGTCTGTAGAGCAGTGGAAAGCCCAATTCAAGATGTGGTCCACCATCGATGACAGCCAGATATGTCGGTTCACCTCTGATGCCAAAGACAAGCCCATTGGCTGTTCTGTTGCTATCAGCACATACTCCATGCTGGGACACACAACTAAGAGatcctgggaagcagagagagTAATGGAGTGGCTTAAAAGTCAAGAGTGGGGCCTTATGATACTTGATGAAGTGCATACTATCCCTG CAAAAATGTTCAGACGTGTGCTCACTATTGTACAAGCCCACTGTAAACTGGGACTGACTGCTACCCTGGTCAGAGAAGATGACAAAATTGTTGACCTGAACTTCCTGATTGGACCAAAGCTCTATGAAGCCAACTGGATGGAGCTGCAGAACAGTGGCTACATTGCTAAAGTCCAGTGTGCTGAG GTTTGGTGCCCAATGTCACCTGAATTTTATCGAGAATATGTAGCCATCAAAACAAAGAAACGGATACTGCTCTACACCATGAACCCAAATAAGTTCCGAGCCTGCCAGTTCCTGATTAAGTTTCATGAGCGACGGAATGACAAAATCATCGTTTTTGCTGACAATGTGTTTGCACTGAAGGAATATGCAATTAGGCTTGGAAA accctATATATATGGTCCTACTGCACAAGGAGAAAGAATGCAAATTCTACAAAACTTCAAGCACAATCCAAAAATCAACACTATTTTCATTTCCAAG GTAGGGGATACGTCCTTCGATCTACCAGAAGCCAATGTTCTGATTCAGATTTCATCCCATGGTGGGTCTCGAAGACAGGAGGCTCAAAGACTGGGGCGAGTGCTGAGAGCCAAAAAAG GCATGGTTGCAGAGGAATacaatgcctttttttattctcttgtgTCCCAAGACACTCAGGAAATGGCATATTCAACCAAGCGACAACGGTTTCTTGTAGATCAAGGCTACAGCTTCAAG GTAATAACAAAACTTGCAGGCATGGAAGAAGAAGAACTGTCATTTTCAACCAaagaagaacagcagcagcttctccagaAAGTCCTGCAAGCATCTGACCTAGATGCTGAAGAGGAGGTAGTTGCTGGAGAGTATGGTTCAAAGTCAGTTCAG GTGTCACGTCGTACAGGCACAATGAGCTCTCTGTCAGGAGCAGATGACACAGTTTATATGGAATACCACACATCTCGGAGTAAGGCATCTACAAATAAACACATCCATCCACTATTTAAACGATTCCGGAAATGA
- the ERCC3 gene encoding general transcription and DNA repair factor IIH helicase/translocase subunit XPB isoform X2, giving the protein MGRKEREKKKSKRRHAEEDEDDEDEAAGREPQEAVPSAAGKQVEDGGSKLDEYGAKDYRLQMPLKADHASRPLWVAPDGHIFLEAFSPVYKYAQDFLVAIAEPVCRPTHIHEYKLTAYSLYAAVSVGLQTSDITEYLQKLSKTGVPDGIIQFIKLCTVSYGKVKLVLKHNRYFVESTHPDVIQQLLQDHVIKDCRLRNAEGEETELITETFTSKSAISKSSEGGFGPSTSQGADAQNKPDVPADLFEFYEQMDKDEEEEEETQTVSFEVKQEMIEELQKRCIHLEYPLLAEYDFRNDSVNPDINIDLKPTAVLRPYQEKSLRKMFGNGRARSGVIVLPCGAGKSLVGVTAACTVRKRCLVLGNSAVSVEQWKAQFKMWSTIDDSQICRFTSDAKDKPIGCSVAISTYSMLGHTTKRSWEAERVMEWLKSQEWGLMILDEVHTIPAKMFRRVLTIVQAHCKLGLTATLVREDDKIVDLNFLIGPKLYEANWMELQNSGYIAKVQCAEVWCPMSPEFYREYVAIKTKKRILLYTMNPNKFRACQFLIKFHERRNDKIIVFADNVFALKEYAIRLGKPYIYGPTAQGERMQILQNFKHNPKINTIFISKAWLQRNTMPFFILLCPKTLRKWHIQPSDNGFL; this is encoded by the exons ATGGGCAGGAAGGAGCGCG AGAAGAAGAAGTCGAAGCGGCGGCACGCggaggaggacgaggacgaTGAGGACGAGGCCGCGGGCCGGGAGCCGCAGGAGGCGGTGCCGTCGGCCGCCGGGAAGCAGGTGGAGGATGGCGGCAGCAAGCTGGACGAGTACGGCGCCAAGGACTACCGGCTGCAGATGCCGCTCAAGGCCGACCACGCCTCGCGGCCGCTCTGGGTG GCTCCCGATGGCCATATCTTTCTGGAAGCCTTCTCTCCGGTTTACAAATACGCACAGGATTTCTTGGTTGCCATTGCCGAGCCCGTGTGCAGACCAACCCACATTCACGAGTACAAGCTGACTGCTTACTCCCTCTATGCTGCTGTCAGCGTCGGCTTGCAGACCAGCGACATCACCGAGTACTTACAGAAGCTGAGCAAAACTGGTGTCCCAGATGGAATAATTCAGTTTATCAAG CTGTGCACTGTCAGCTATGGGAAGGTGAAGCTGGTGCTGAAACACAACAG aTATTTTGTGGAAAGTACCCATCCTGATGTcattcagcagcttctgcaagaCCATGTTATTAAGGACTGTCGCCTGAGAAATGCTGAAGGCGAAGAAACGGAGCTCATTACAGAGACATTCACCAGTAAATCAGCG atTTCCAAATCCAGTGAAGGTGGCTTTGGTCCATCCACATCACAAGGAGCGGATGCTCAGAACAAGCCAGATGTTCCAGCTGACTTATTTGAGTTCTATGAGCAGATGGATAaagatgaggaggaagaggaggaaacaCAGACAGTATCCTTTGAAGTCAAGCAG GAGATGATTGAAGAACTTCAGAAGCGTTGCATCCATTTGGAGTACCCTTTGCTGGCAGAATATGATTTCagaaatgattctgtgaatccTGATATTAACATAGATCTGAAACCTACAGCTGTCCTCAGACCCTATCAAGAGAAAAGCCTAAGGAAGATGTTTGGAAATGGGCGAGCCAGATCTGGTGTTATTGTCTTGCCATGCG GTGCTGGCAAGTCCCTCGTTGGTGTGACAGCTGCCTGTACAGTCCGCAAGCGGTGTCTGGTCCTTGGCAATTCTGCGGTGTCTGTAGAGCAGTGGAAAGCCCAATTCAAGATGTGGTCCACCATCGATGACAGCCAGATATGTCGGTTCACCTCTGATGCCAAAGACAAGCCCATTGGCTGTTCTGTTGCTATCAGCACATACTCCATGCTGGGACACACAACTAAGAGatcctgggaagcagagagagTAATGGAGTGGCTTAAAAGTCAAGAGTGGGGCCTTATGATACTTGATGAAGTGCATACTATCCCTG CAAAAATGTTCAGACGTGTGCTCACTATTGTACAAGCCCACTGTAAACTGGGACTGACTGCTACCCTGGTCAGAGAAGATGACAAAATTGTTGACCTGAACTTCCTGATTGGACCAAAGCTCTATGAAGCCAACTGGATGGAGCTGCAGAACAGTGGCTACATTGCTAAAGTCCAGTGTGCTGAG GTTTGGTGCCCAATGTCACCTGAATTTTATCGAGAATATGTAGCCATCAAAACAAAGAAACGGATACTGCTCTACACCATGAACCCAAATAAGTTCCGAGCCTGCCAGTTCCTGATTAAGTTTCATGAGCGACGGAATGACAAAATCATCGTTTTTGCTGACAATGTGTTTGCACTGAAGGAATATGCAATTAGGCTTGGAAA accctATATATATGGTCCTACTGCACAAGGAGAAAGAATGCAAATTCTACAAAACTTCAAGCACAATCCAAAAATCAACACTATTTTCATTTCCAAG GCATGGTTGCAGAGGAATacaatgcctttttttattctcttgtgTCCCAAGACACTCAGGAAATGGCATATTCAACCAAGCGACAACGGTTTCTTGTAG